CACGGAGCTCATGACCGAGATCCTGGAGCAGGCGGGCTTCGAGATCGAGCGGAACATCTCGGGGATTCCCACGGCGTTCATCGCCACCTACGGGTCGGGCAAGCCGGTGGTGGCGCTGCACACGGAGTTCGACGCCACGCCATCGAGCTCGCAGATGCCGGGGGTGGCGGAGCAGAAGGCCATCGTGGACGGGGCGCCGGGTCACACCGAGGGGCACAACGTCAACGCCGCGGTGATGATCGGCGCGGCGGTGGCGGTCAAGAAGACCATGGAGCAGTTCGACATCCAGGGGACGCTGCGGGTGTACGGCGCCCCGGCCGAGGAGCAGCTCGTGAGCCGGCCGTACTTCGTGCGCGACGGCTACTTCAAGGACGTGGACGTGGCGCTGCACGACCACATCGGCTCCAACCTGGGAACCGTCTACGGCCTGCGGCAGTACGCGCTCATCTCCGCGGAGTTCACCTTCAAGGGCGAGAGCGCCCACGCGGCCACCTCTCCCTGGAACGCGCGCGACGCGCTGGACGCGGCGGTGCTGATGGACATCGGCTGGGACAAGCTGCGAGAGCACCTGGAGCCCTCCCAGCGGAGCCACCGGGTCATCAGCAACGGCGGCGACCAGCCCAACGTCATCCCCAACACCTCCACCATCTGGTGGTTCTTCCGCGAGGCCACCGCGGAGAAGGCGCGCGCGCTTTTCGAGAAGGCCAAGCGTGTCGCCCAGGGCGCGGCCACCATGACCGACACCTCCTATTCGGTGAACGTGCTCAGCGCGGTGGCGCCGACCCGCTGCAACCGGGTGCTGGCGGAAGTGATCCAGAACAACATCGAGGCCGTGGGCATGCCGCAATGGAGCGAGTCCGAGCAGAAGCTCGTCACCGACCTGCAGACCAAGGTCAACGTCAAGCCCACCGGGATGCCCAATCAGGTGGCGCCGCTTCGGGAAGCGGTTCAGTCCGTGTCCGCCAACGACTCGGGCGATGTCTGCTGGGTGGTGCCGTCTGGCGTGGTGAACTTCCCGTCCAACATCCCGGGCATCGCCTACCACCACTGGGGCGCGGGCGTGTCCCTGGCCACAACCGTGGCCCACAAGGGGGCCGTCGTGGGCGCAAAGACCATGGCGGCCTCGGCCATCGACCTGCTGATGGACCCGGAACTGGTGGCGCGGGCCAAGGAGACCTTCAAGGAGGAGATCGGCGGCGTGGAGTACCGGCCGTTGCTGCCCGACGACCAGCAGCCGCCGCTGGAGCTGAACCGCGGCATCATGGAGCGCTACCGCTCGGCCATGGAAGCGCACTATCCCAAGGAGAAGCCGGCATTCAGTTAACGCTGCCGCTCCAGGGGCCGGAAATCCGCCTGCGCGCGCTGCTCGACCGCGCTACCGCCGGCCAGAGGATTCACGGCCGCTCCCGCTTGCGTCCGTCCCTGGCGGACAAGGTGCTTCGCGACCCGTTCTGGGTCTGGTGCCAGTACCACGCCCCCAGGGCCGAGGCGGTGAACGAGATCGGCCGCTACGAGCAGATGCGCTACCGCCGGGGCGTCGAGCACGAGGACGCCTGGGTCGCCGCGCACTATCCCGGAGCCCTGGCGATCCGGCCCGACTTCGGCCACGCGGCCCTGGTCCGCACCCTCCGGGCCATGCTGGAGGGCGTTCCCGCCATTCACCAACCGCAACTGTGGGACCTGGGCCGGGACGTCTACGGCCGCGGCGACCTGCTGGTGCGCGACGACAGCCACGCCTCGGACCTCGGCCCCTACCATTACCGGGTCATCGAGATAAAGCGCGCGCGCAAGCTCCGGGACGCCTATGTGCTCCAGGCCGCCTTCTACAACCGCACCGTCGGCGCCCTCCAGGGCTACACGCCGCCGCGGGTGACCGTGGCGCTTCGCGAAGAGGTCCGTCCCGTAGACGTCTCGGGTTTCGGCAACAGGATGGACGACGTGGCCGCGCGTTGGGCGGGACTGCGGGACGGCACGGCGGCGCAACCCGAGCCCGGCCGGCCC
This genomic interval from Deltaproteobacteria bacterium contains the following:
- a CDS encoding amidohydrolase; the encoded protein is MQDSKQKQFAMDAVQENGNNIALLGDNIFYFAELGMQEFRTTELMTEILEQAGFEIERNISGIPTAFIATYGSGKPVVALHTEFDATPSSSQMPGVAEQKAIVDGAPGHTEGHNVNAAVMIGAAVAVKKTMEQFDIQGTLRVYGAPAEEQLVSRPYFVRDGYFKDVDVALHDHIGSNLGTVYGLRQYALISAEFTFKGESAHAATSPWNARDALDAAVLMDIGWDKLREHLEPSQRSHRVISNGGDQPNVIPNTSTIWWFFREATAEKARALFEKAKRVAQGAATMTDTSYSVNVLSAVAPTRCNRVLAEVIQNNIEAVGMPQWSESEQKLVTDLQTKVNVKPTGMPNQVAPLREAVQSVSANDSGDVCWVVPSGVVNFPSNIPGIAYHHWGAGVSLATTVAHKGAVVGAKTMAASAIDLLMDPELVARAKETFKEEIGGVEYRPLLPDDQQPPLELNRGIMERYRSAMEAHYPKEKPAFS